The following proteins are encoded in a genomic region of Gouania willdenowi chromosome 6, fGouWil2.1, whole genome shotgun sequence:
- the cfap161 gene encoding cilia- and flagella-associated protein 161, whose protein sequence is MSQTRIHRTRVKVGNWMEELCLEEDAMKEYLEKKERGELCAQRVDLLKQNILEPVTLSMSKDGGLHFGDVVMLVNVGSENRECSTVSINADLNSLRTNPSPGIRAPCGVAATRSVHPCTRTAFIISSVDGSPDGSTLNFDQNFALRSSSGFAMGLYLTSDLRSFQKCAKKSRLQEVNLDDGVSFLSWWKVEHVDPQQRLESEGLPVPANMKVVIKHRKTNQALAVLGDHILRTMYGKEYEVKAHTFLDSHRAEQDNNHWILCTADTGGEGRVFPYHSPSALDNNNRPSLKSESDQN, encoded by the exons atgtcTCAGACAAGGATTCATCGCACTCGTGTGAAAGTAGGAAACTGGATGGAGGAGCTTTGTCTGGAGGAG GATGCAATGAAGGAGTATCTTGAGAAGAAGGAGAGGGGAGAGCTTTGTGCACAGAGAGTGGATCTGCTCAAACAGAACATTTTAGAACCG gtgactCTCTCCATGTCAAAGGATGGTGGATTGCACTTTGGGGATGTTGTAATGCTGGTGAACGTGGGTTCAGAGAACAGAGAGTGCAGCACCGTGAGCATCAACGCAGATCTGAATAGTTTGAGAACAAATCCTTCACCTGGTATTAGAgcaccatgtggggtcgccgCCACCAGGAGTGTCCACCCCTGCACTCGCACCGCCTTTATTATCAGCAG TGTTGATGGCAGCCCTGATGGCTCCACCCTCAACTTTGATCAGAACTTTGCTCTGAGAAGCTCCTCTGGCTTTGCTATGGGA CTCTACTTAACAAGTGACCTGAGGAGTTTCCAGAAG TGTGCTAAGAAATCACGACTACAGGAAGTGAACCTGGATGACGGCGTCTCCTTCCTGTCGTGGTGGAAAGTAGAGCATGTTGATCCCCAGCAGAGACTGGAGTCTGAGGGTCTGCCTGTTCCT GCTAACATGAAGGTCGTAATCAAGCACCGCAAGACCAACCAGGCCCTTGCTGTTCTGGGAGATCACATTCTTCG AACCATGTACGGGAAAGAGTACGAGGTGAAAGCGCACACGTTCTTGGACTCACACAGAGCCGAGCAGGACAACAACCACTGGATCCTGTGCACTGCCGACACTGGAGGGGAAGGACGTGTGTTTCCATATCATTCACCATCGGCGCTGGATAACAATAACAGGCCATCCCTAAAGTCTGAATCTGATCAGAATTAA
- the cers3b gene encoding ceramide synthase 2 yields MLQTVSDWLWWDRLWLPSNVSWSDLEDAEGRVYAKASQLYFALPCALCLLLIRCVFECFLAAPLAHVLGVRDKVRLKAEQNSILEQFFIHQAKTPSQADIRALCKKSGWQQRRVDVWFRRRRNQERPKLQKRFCEASWRCAFYFFAFFGGLLALYDKPWFYNLKEVWSGFPKQSVLPSQYWYYILEMGFYISLLLSLTFDVKRKDFKEQVVHHIATLTLLSFSWISNYIRIGTIVMAVHDSADILLEGAKVLNYAKYHRTANATFAVFTLLFMLTRLVIFPFWLIHCTWVYPVELYPPFFGYYFFNVMLMVLQILHIYWAILISRMFYKCIFSKLEGDDRSDEEEDDSEPLKEKHQNHVNGSGARGRANGHAPTRAQ; encoded by the exons atgctCCAGACAGTCAGTGATTGGCTGTGGTGGGACCGTCTGTGGTTGCCAAGCAACGTGTCCTGGTCAGACCTGGAGGATGCTGAAGGTCGAGTCTACGCTAAAGCTTCTCAGCTCTACTTTGCCCTGCCCTGTGCTCTCTGCCTGCTTCTAATCAGATGTGTGTTTGAATG CTTTCTGGCTGCTCCTCTGGCTCATGTCTTAGGTGTCAGGGATAAAGTGAGACTCAAAGCAGAACAAAATTCCATCCTGGAGCAGTTCTTCATCCACCAGGCCAAGACTCCTTCACAG GCTGACATCAGGGCTCTGTGTAAGAAGTCGGGTTGGCAGCAGAGAAGAGTGGACGTGTGgttcaggaggaggaggaatcaGGAGCGACCAAAGCTTCAGAAGAGGTTTTGTGAAGccag CTGGagatgtgctttttattttttcgcGTTCTTCGGAGGACTTCTAGCTCTCTACGAC AAACCCTGGTTTTATAACCTGAAGGAGGTTTGGTCAGGTTTTCCTAAAcag TCGGTTTTGCCATCACAGTACTGGTATTACATCTTGGAAATGGGCTTTTATATTTCGTTGCTTCTCAGCCTCACATTTGATGTCAAACGTAAA GACTTTAAGGAGCAGGTGGTTCATCATATAGCCACACTCACACTTCTGAGTTTCTCCTGGATTTCAAACTACATCCGTATCGGGACAATAGTGATGGCTGTCCATGACTCTGCTGATATACTGCTAGAG GGTGCAAAAGTCTTAAACTACGCCAAGTACCACCGGACAGCTAACGCTACATTTGCAGTGTTTACACTCCTGTTTATGTTAACGAGActtgttatttttccattttg GCTGATTCACTGTACGTGGGTGTACCCAGTTGAGCTCTATCCTCCCTTTTTTGGCTACTATTTCTTTAATGTCATGCTGATGGTGCTTCAGATCCTCCACATCTACTGGGCTATTCTCATATCAAGAATGTTTTACAAATGCATCTTTTCCAAG CTGGAAGGAGACGACAGGAGtgatgaggaggaagatgacAGCGAGCCGCTGAAAGAAAAACATCAGAATCACGTGAATGGCTCTGGAGCGAGAGGCCGGGCCAACGGGCACGCACCCACACGTGCACAGTAG